A single genomic interval of Koleobacter methoxysyntrophicus harbors:
- a CDS encoding tRNA (mnm(5)s(2)U34)-methyltransferase, whose protein sequence is MSVRLKRALDFAKDIVKGVIEDGDIVVDCTAGNGKDTLFLAELVGTRGKVYAFDIQNVAIENTRKALIDKGFIDRVTLICDGHEHILKYVRDKITCAVFNLGYLPGGNRNIITVPDKVIKAIKSCLELLLPGGIISIVSYTGHPGGKEELEAIIQFLKTLDQKKYAVANYRFLNQKNDPPQLIIIEKGRGERNWQQY, encoded by the coding sequence ATGTCTGTCAGATTAAAAAGAGCTCTTGATTTTGCAAAGGATATAGTAAAAGGAGTTATAGAAGACGGAGATATTGTTGTAGATTGCACAGCAGGAAACGGTAAAGATACCCTCTTTTTAGCTGAATTGGTAGGAACCAGGGGTAAGGTTTATGCCTTTGATATTCAGAATGTAGCTATAGAAAATACCCGAAAGGCCCTTATCGATAAAGGGTTTATAGATAGGGTAACTCTTATCTGTGACGGTCACGAACATATTTTAAAATACGTAAGGGATAAGATAACTTGTGCTGTATTTAATTTAGGATATTTGCCAGGTGGAAACCGCAATATTATAACGGTCCCTGATAAAGTAATTAAAGCAATAAAAAGCTGTCTTGAGCTTTTACTCCCGGGAGGGATAATTTCAATCGTGTCATATACGGGTCATCCGGGAGGAAAAGAGGAATTGGAAGCCATTATTCAGTTTTTAAAGACATTAGATCAAAAAAAATATGCAGTAGCTAATTACAGGTTTTTAAATCAAAAAAATGATCCACCTCAACTTATAATTATCGAAAAGGGACGAGGTGAGAGAAATTGGCAGCAATATTAA
- the speB gene encoding agmatinase: protein MLKKFICCKKGFIGCSDSYKDSKVVIIGAPMDLTVSFRPGARMGPSKIREVSYGLEEFSMYSMDSLNNKSYYDAGDLELPLGNVIESMKTIKEASNCILENGKIPFFIGGEHLISLPVIEAVSQKYKDLVVIHFDAHADLRKDFMGEKYSHATVMRRVAELIGGKNIYQFGIRSSTEDELHYARENTNFYPFSFMGHIKEVFKELKQKPIYVSLDIDVVDPAYAPGTGTPEPGGCTAAEILEVTLLLGDLNIVGMDLVEVSPMFDLSERTSLLAAKVIREMLIRMG, encoded by the coding sequence ATGTTAAAAAAGTTTATCTGTTGTAAAAAGGGCTTTATAGGTTGCTCTGATTCATATAAAGATAGCAAGGTAGTCATAATAGGGGCTCCTATGGATTTAACAGTAAGCTTTAGACCGGGGGCACGAATGGGACCATCAAAAATTCGAGAAGTTTCTTATGGGCTAGAAGAATTCAGTATGTATTCGATGGATTCACTAAATAACAAAAGTTATTACGATGCAGGAGACTTAGAACTGCCTTTGGGAAATGTAATAGAGAGCATGAAAACTATAAAAGAAGCATCAAACTGTATTTTGGAAAATGGCAAAATACCCTTTTTTATTGGGGGCGAACATTTAATTAGTCTGCCCGTAATCGAAGCAGTATCACAAAAATATAAAGACCTGGTTGTAATTCACTTTGATGCCCATGCTGACTTAAGAAAGGATTTTATGGGAGAAAAATACTCCCATGCTACCGTTATGAGAAGGGTAGCCGAGCTTATAGGGGGAAAAAATATTTACCAGTTCGGAATCAGATCGAGTACTGAGGATGAATTACATTATGCCAGAGAAAATACAAATTTCTATCCCTTTTCTTTTATGGGTCATATAAAGGAAGTATTTAAGGAACTAAAACAAAAACCGATATACGTTTCTCTTGATATAGATGTTGTTGACCCGGCTTATGCTCCTGGAACAGGAACCCCGGAACCAGGCGGATGTACAGCGGCTGAAATATTAGAAGTAACATTACTTCTCGGAGATTTAAATATAGTAGGTATGGATTTAGTAGAAGTATCTCCTATGTTCGACCTTTCGGAAAGGACATCCCTTTTAGCGGCAAAGGTCATTAGAGAAATGCTCATCCGCATGGGATAA